A window of Candidatus Methylomirabilota bacterium genomic DNA:
AAATTAACCAAACAGGGTGTAGACACCAAGAATATCTGCCCCTGCGCGATGGGTGGTAAGAACCAGGTGCCTGTTGCCTATTCCCCGGTGACGAACCTCTTCTATGCCTCCGTCAACAATATGTGCATGAACTATGAGGGGGTTCTGGTTCAGTATACGGCAGGGGCTCCGTATGTGGGCGCCAACGTCCTGATGTTTAACGGCCACGAGGGCAAGGACAACTGGTGGGGTGATGTCATTGCCTGGGATGCCGTCAAAGGGAAAAAGGTATGGGATATCAAAGAGCAGCAACCCCCATGGAGCGGACCTCTCGCGACCTCCACGAACGTCGTCTTCTACGGCACGATGGACGGCTGGTTCAAGGCGGTTGATGCCAGAGATGGCAAGCTCCTGTGGAAGCATAAGGTCGGTTCCGGGATCATCGGCAATCCGATGACCTTCAAGGGGCCTGACGGTAAGCAGTATGTCGCTGTGTACTCCGGGATCGGCGGGTGGTTCGGCGCCACCGTATCGCTCGATCTTCCGCCGGACGACCCGACCGCTGCGTTGGGCGGGGTGAATGCCGCCTACCTGTCCGGCTTGCCTAAGGCCTCAAGCAGGGGCGGGACGCTTTACGTTTTTGGTCTCTAAACAGTATGCCTGATACCGGCGCCGAAGGATTGCAGCTTCGGCGCCGGTTTTTTATGCTATAATTTCTCTGTTGTCTAGTCACCTAAGCATTGTACAAATCGCCTGGCTTAAGTTAAGGGAAGTATGATGAACCGAAAAGTTGTCATTCTCAGCGGATTCGTTGTTATGATGATGCTGTTTCCCCTTGTCGGCAAAGCCTTGGGGAGTCACATCACACAACTGAAGGTCTGTGGCGATCCGGACAATCTACCCTTTTCCAATAAGAAATCAGAAGGGTTTGAGAATAAGATTGCAGACGTGATCGCTAAGGAATTGGGTGCAGAGCTCACCTACTTCTGGTGGCCTCATCAGCGGGGGTTGGTCCGGAGAGCGTTGCGACCTGGACTGTGCGATGTCATGATCTCGATCCCGCAGGGTTGGGATCAGGTTCTCTGGACGAAGCCCTATTATCGGTCGGCATACGTTCTTATCTATCCAAAGAATCGGGGACTTCAAATCAAATCGCTCGACGACCCGATTCTGAAGCGGCTCAAGATCGGGGTCTATATCAATACCCCACCGGCGGAGGCGTTGGCCAATAGGGATATCAGAGCAAACGTTGTTGGCTACAGCCTCTTTGATACCTCCAAGAACGAGCGTTCAGATAAGATCATCCGAGACCTTGTTGCCGGTGAGATCGATGTTATGCTGGATTGGGGGCCGATGGCCGGCTATGCTATGAAACGATTGAATGGATCGTCGCCTCTTGAGGTAGTCCTCCTTCAGGGCGGGGAACCTGGGAGCCCCTTCACCTTCGAGTTTTCCATGGGGGTGAGGGAAGGCGATACGACACTTAAGAAGGATCTTGAGGAGGCGGTCAGTAAGCGGCATGTCGAGATCAGAAAGATCCTGGAGGATTACGGCGTACCCCTTCTACCACTCCTGGCACGCGAGCAGTTTTCAAAGGTCGAAGAGAAGCCTGGGGAGGTCTTTTACCGTCGTTTCGATCGAGACGATCCCCTTATCTCTTATTAAAACAGGACGAAAGAGCAAATCTCACCTAATACGAACGAGGATAAGTCACTATGGGACGTAAAAAGTCGCTTTTTGCCATATCGATTCTTACCGTTATGATGTTGGGATGCGGCCAGAGTCTCACGGCTCAGGCCCAGCAAGAGCCGGCGAAGCCCGTAGAAAACGGTCAGCAACCGAAAGGATCGGAAGCCTCCGCAACCGTAGATCAGCAGAAACCGAAAAAGCTCAACCCGTTCACCGGCAACGCAGACGCAGTCACAGAAGGACGTCAATTGTATCTGCAGTCCGGCTGTCCAGGCTGTCATGGCTCAGGCGGTGGCGGCGCGATGGCCGGGGCCACGCCACTGCTGGGAGGTCGCTGGAAGTTTGGAGGTGACGACGAAACCCTCTTTAAAGTGATCAAGGGGACCTACCCGGGACAGACCATGCCGGCGGTTTTCGGGGCAGTTCTGAAAGATGAACAGATCTGGAAGATCATTGCCTGGATCCGGTCGGTCTACAAAGGCGATCCTCAAGAGATCGTCTGGTAGGAGAGAAGGCAGGTTTGCCGGAGCTGGAACGGGCTGCCAGATCGATGGTCCTGGTCACTAACCCTTCGCTGCCATTCTTTGGTGAGGCGGTCAATCGCATCCCATTGGTCAGGCGGATGGTCGTGCTGTTGGCGCTTGCGCTCTCGGTCCTACCGCTTCTTACTTCACAGGCTCTAGCTCAGGACGACGTTGGCCTTCCGATTCATCCAGGGGTGATTCCGTCTACCATCGCGCGTCAGTCCGGCGCAGGAGAAGGAACGCGATGGGTTAAGGTTCACTTTAAGATCAACGCACCGTACAAGCAAGTCGTCAAATTCTATCGGGAGAAAGTAGGTAGAGGTGCGCAGGTTTCTCAGATCGACTCCGGCAAGCTCCTGAATACCCTTATTCTTTTCAGTCAGGACCCCGCGGATCAGTTCAACGTCAATATCAGTAGCGAACGTGGGGGAAAGGTAACTGAAGTCGAGCTATCCCGGAATTTTGTCCGTCCATAGATGCTGCGTACAATAATGTTTTGCTTCACCGCCAATGTGGGTAGAATTCACTCATAATGTGTTAAAGTTTGATTTTTTGGATAGAAACGTCCAAAAAAGTTCTTGACATCGCGATGCATTGCCTTTACTATGCAACCGACTCCGTAGCACGCTTTTGTTGTGCAATTTCGAGAACCGCGAAAGCTGCTGAATGAGGCTTTCGCGGTTTTTGTTTATCGAGGCATCGCCTCGAGAATTCAGATGGAAGGGGGTGAGAGTTTGATGCGAGTTACAGGTACTGTAAAGTGGTTCAACGATGCGAAAGGTTACGGGTTTATCGCGCGAGAAGATGGCGACGACGTATTCGTACATTATTCTGCGATTTCCGGATCCGGCTTCCGGTCGCTCAATGAAGGGCAGGCTGTGGAGTTCGACGTCGTGGATGGGCCAAAGGGCAAGCAAGCTGCCAACGTGACCAGAGCAGCCTAGTCGGCTTACGTCCACTCTGAACCGTGACGGCCTCTCGGAGGAATCTCTGAGAGGCCGTTTTCTTTCTCAGTGACCTGTCTGCTGGCGCGCGAGCAGGCGGCATCGTCGTCTCATCCGAAAAATCGCCTTCCCGCTGATAGCCAAACGGCCCATGTGGCGGGTCTCGCCGACCGCCTTCGATTCAGCGTGTTATAGTGACCGGGCTCGCTTGGCGAGTAGAGCGAATCAGCAACCAGATACAGAGGGTCAGTTTAAGCAGATCGAGGGCGGTATAAGCCAGGTGGAGTTGCCGGAAGCGTACTAGCGCAGGAGGAGCCGGGATATGGGGAACGAAGTCAAGACTTCGACCGAGCGTTAGGAGCCACTGACTGAGCAGCAGCGCTACGATGACGATGGCCAAGATCGTACCGGCGACAGTAATCGCCGTGCGGTCCACAGGCCTCAGCCCCAGGGCGGCAGCCACGACGGCCGCGCCGAGCACAAGTTGGGTGAATCCCCAGACGTTGAAATATAGTCGATTCAGTTCCGAAACGAGATAGCGCAGGACACTGCGGATCTCATCGTGCGCGATGGGAGTAATGGCGTGCGAGAACGCGGGAGTAGGCGTCGACAGCAACCGATCGACCGTGCGAAAATTCTGCGTCGCCACAAACGCGATCAGCAACGTACCGGCGATCCATCCACCCAGTAACATGATGAGCAGTGCTCTCATGGTTTTCCTATCGCTGATCTCAGCTCTTTTGTCTTGACGTTCATTCTGATGGCCTACGTCTGAGCCAGCTCAGGCGTGAGAACCCACAGCAGCCGAAAGCCTCTATCGGTCTTGACGAGACAGATCATTGTGCCTGTATCCGGTCGGATGATCTCAGTCTCACTGTTGCCCAGCACCAGAGCCGAGATGAGGCGGCTCAGGTGCGGCAGGTGGCCTATAAGCATCAGTGGCTCCCCAGCAGCCTCCAACAGAGCGCGAACTCTGTCCGGGTCGTCGCCGGGCGCGAGACCTTCGCCCTTCCGGATACCGAACCGCGGTACCAGATATTCGGCCATGATCTCGGCGGTCTGCTGGGCCCGGAGTCTGTCTGAGTGACAGATTTCGGCGACCTCCACTCCAATGGACGCAGCGTGCCTGGCCACGCGCATAACCTCCTCGCGCCCGTGATCGCTGAGCGGCTTAGTCGGATCCTCACGCTCGGATTTTGACTCGCCATGCCGCACGAGATAGTGCAGTACGGCCCTCTCTGCGGCCATCTCTATCTCCGGCGATATGTGCCCATCAGTTCAGTCTGCGCCAGGATGTGACTGTGGATCGCTTTCTCCAGGTCCTTCTTGGTCGTACTGGACGGCAGATTTAGTGTTGTGTCGAGTGCGTACAGCTTGAAGAAATACCGGTGCGTACCGGACGGCGGGCAGGGGCCGCCGTACCCAACCCGTCGGAAGTCGGTGGTCCCCTGTGTGGTCCCGTTCGGCAGCGACGCTGTCTTGGGGAAATTCTCTTTAACGGCGCGGACACTCGCCGGGATGTTCCAGATCACCCAGTGGACCCACGTCCCCATCGGCGCATCGGGATCGTCCGAGATGAGGGCAAAGCTTGTGGTTCCGGTCGGAGGGTCAGACCAGCTTAGCGGTGGGGAGATGTCTTGCCCATCACAGGTATACTTCGGGGGAATCATGTCACCGGGTTGAAATGCCTGACTCTCTAATTTCATTGTCGTCCCTCCTGCGCCGATCAGCAGCGCGGTAAGCCCAACGGCGATAGCCAGCCTCGTCCCTACTCCGAATAGGATCATGGTCTCTTCCAGCGCCTCACGACACCGCATTCAGCATATCTCAATCGACTGCTGGTACCAGGATTGGTCATACCCTTTGACTTCCACCCGCTCCGCATCCTCCAGAACAACGAATGACGATCTGGATTCCACCATCACGGCCACTTCCTCCCGAAATGGCAGATCATGTGGTTTGGGGGCCTCTTGTCGAGCGGTGTTAGCCAGGGTTCGGAGGTCAGGGCCGTGAGGCAGACCGGCAGGGTGGACCGTCAGGAATCCATCCGTGATTTCGGGCCGCGCGCCGTACCCCTTATGATTAAAGAGTACTTCATCCACCCAGTTGAGATGGTTGTACGGCAGGCTGTGAATCCAGCGGGGGAGGAACACCTGCATCGCTACGCCCTCATCCTCGCTCGCAAATACCGTAAGCTTCTTCGGATCGAGGTGCACGTTTGGCGAAGACAGTGCCACCAGATCGTTGAGCCGAAGGATGAAGGGCCACACCTCTCCCTCCCAGGCTACGACATCGAAGAGCGGCGTTGCGTATGTGAGTAACGTGAAGCTGCCCAGCCGTCTTTTGACGATAACCTGTGTGGCCTCCTCACGACCGAGCGGCGGCCGAAGCTCGGCAAGAGGCGTCGGTTCCGGCGGAACCGGCGCAGCCGGTGAAAAGGGCCAGGGCTGCTGATCCCCCATCCAGTAGTCATAGGGGCGGAGCAGCCGTTTCGGGATTTCGTAGAGGAGGATGGACACCCTTCCAGCCAAGCGCAACGAATAGGTAGTGCCGCGCGGCAGAAAAAAGAAATCGCCCTCCCGAACCTCCTCGAGCAGCCCGAAGTCAGTAATGAGGCTGAGGGGGTGTTGGGCCCGATGGACAAAGTAGAGCTCATGGCAGTCGGCATGACGAGCGGGGGATTGCCACTTCCCGGCTTCCTCGAAATCCCCATTGCAGACCCAAATGGCCACATCGTCGCTCGAAAGGATAGGGACGAAGGAGCCGGGCGTGGTCTTCTCTGCTACGTGAAAGGCTCGTCTCCTGAGAGAACGATTCTCCTTCATTGGCTGTACGACGTGCGCTCTGAACAAGGGACAATGAGCGGGAATCGTCGAGCTTTCGACGATGGCGGTTGGAGGACACTCCATCAGCAGTTCTGTACCGAACTCGAGCTTGTAGCTCGAAAGGCTCTTTGGGGAGCGTCCGCTGGAGTGCCAATTCTTGAGACGCGCTTGGTAGTCGGCTCGAATCCGCCGTTCGATCCGCGTCAGATTCACCATCTTTGGCACATGCGCCATGTTTTGGCTCCGGTCTGAGGGCGCTTTACTTCCACGCCCTTTTCATTCTGCGAACGGGTCCCAGTCCGGCGGGATGGCGTCGAAGTCGAGGACCCAGATCGGTTTGCCGGCCGCTTGCAACTCCTCCAGGCACCGATACAGCGCTTGAACCGTGGCATGGTGGAAGTGCGTAGGATCACGTTCAAACAGGTCGAGGCGTTGGTTGAGTTCGAGGAAGGGCCCCGCCGCCGGGTTCGGCGAGCGGAAGAGCGAGCCGGTGAACATCTGCAAGAGCTGACTGCGATCATCATACAGGATGGGGGTGGTATAGCGGACACCCAACTGCTCTGTGATCCGACGGTACGCTTCGATCGGTCCCCCCTCAATGCGGAGCGCGACGTGCTGGATCCCCTCCCCGCAGCAGTTAATGATGTGCGAGACCTGCGATTCGCCCCTCCGGTCGATTCCCTCCACCGGCGCGATATAACCGGCTCCCGGCATCTTGCCGAGTTGGATGGCAACGGTCTTCATACTGGAAGGGGCCTTCGGATCAGCGACATCGTGACTTTTGTAGGTTACCGGACCTCCCTGAAGGGCGCGCATGAACAGATAGGCAGTCTCCCGGAGGCTTTGAGTTGCGAGTGCCGCATGATCAAGTTTTAACGTGAATGTGCCCCACAGTTCTGCCAGGAGCAGATCCCTTTCCGCCTCGCTTAAGCCGCCTGGTCCGCGCTGTGCTCTGTCCATTCTCCTAATCCCGTCTAGCGAAGCTGTTTGTAAGGATCCCAATCCCCTCGACTTCCATCTCCACGGTGTCCACCGTATCCCCTTCTACAAGCCAGGGGTACTTCCTGCACGTCTCGGCGATAGAGCCGCCGGCGAAGGTCCCGGAGCCGATGAGCGTTCCGGCGTCGAGCATCAAGGGCTGTTGAGAGAGGTAGGCGCTGATTTTCGGAAATGTCCATAAGGTCGAGTCGGTACAGGCTTGAGCTTCCAGACGAACCTCGCCGTTCACGCGGAGGATGATATGAGGGTTCCGCTTCGCGAACTCCGCATACGGTACAAACCGTGTCCCCAGCGCCTTCCCGAGGATCGACTTGCTTCGCGCGGGGCCAAGCCCAAGTTGAACGTCCTCGGCCTGCAGACACCGGCAGGAGAGGTCGTTGAGGATGGTCACGCGACCATGCTCCCGCAGGAACTCCTCTGCCTCTGCTTCGGTCCACCCCTCCTTGGTGCCTAGATCGAGCAGGAGCGCGAGTTCGAACTCGTAATCCGCTTTCCGGATCGAGCGCGGGATGGACACCGTCTCGCCGGAGTCATGGATCTCGTGCCGGCCAAGGGCGAGTGTATAGTACGCCCACCTCACCCTGCGAAGTTCGAGGCTTCTTTGAATCTCCTCATCGCTGCGTCCCGAACTCCTGCCCATACCGATGATGTGCCTGGCATCGGAGACGCCATCCAGGAAACGGGCCGGATAGGTAAGATGATCTTTGACCGAGGCAGTAGTCATGCCGCTTCATCCTCTGAGGCGAGCGATGATCTCGGCACTCGCCTCTTGCCATGGACGCAATGCAGACGCATTCGCGGGGCACGCATCCGGATTATGATTCGTGACGGCAACGTGGAACGCGATGTAGAGATTGTCGGGGAATCTACGTCGAAGCTCCGCGTTCAGTGATGAGGTCCCAAGGGCAATTGCGGCCGTGCCGATGATCTGACCGCCGTTTTTAGCGGCCGCGTCCGGCAGGCG
This region includes:
- a CDS encoding substrate-binding domain-containing protein → MNRKVVILSGFVVMMMLFPLVGKALGSHITQLKVCGDPDNLPFSNKKSEGFENKIADVIAKELGAELTYFWWPHQRGLVRRALRPGLCDVMISIPQGWDQVLWTKPYYRSAYVLIYPKNRGLQIKSLDDPILKRLKIGVYINTPPAEALANRDIRANVVGYSLFDTSKNERSDKIIRDLVAGEIDVMLDWGPMAGYAMKRLNGSSPLEVVLLQGGEPGSPFTFEFSMGVREGDTTLKKDLEEAVSKRHVEIRKILEDYGVPLLPLLAREQFSKVEEKPGEVFYRRFDRDDPLISY
- a CDS encoding c-type cytochrome — encoded protein: MGRKKSLFAISILTVMMLGCGQSLTAQAQQEPAKPVENGQQPKGSEASATVDQQKPKKLNPFTGNADAVTEGRQLYLQSGCPGCHGSGGGGAMAGATPLLGGRWKFGGDDETLFKVIKGTYPGQTMPAVFGAVLKDEQIWKIIAWIRSVYKGDPQEIVW
- a CDS encoding cold shock domain-containing protein, whose product is MRVTGTVKWFNDAKGYGFIAREDGDDVFVHYSAISGSGFRSLNEGQAVEFDVVDGPKGKQAANVTRAA
- the sixA gene encoding phosphohistidine phosphatase SixA: MAAERAVLHYLVRHGESKSEREDPTKPLSDHGREEVMRVARHAASIGVEVAEICHSDRLRAQQTAEIMAEYLVPRFGIRKGEGLAPGDDPDRVRALLEAAGEPLMLIGHLPHLSRLISALVLGNSETEIIRPDTGTMICLVKTDRGFRLLWVLTPELAQT
- a CDS encoding YbhB/YbcL family Raf kinase inhibitor-like protein, whose product is MKLESQAFQPGDMIPPKYTCDGQDISPPLSWSDPPTGTTSFALISDDPDAPMGTWVHWVIWNIPASVRAVKENFPKTASLPNGTTQGTTDFRRVGYGGPCPPSGTHRYFFKLYALDTTLNLPSSTTKKDLEKAIHSHILAQTELMGTYRRR
- a CDS encoding homogentisate 1,2-dioxygenase, which translates into the protein MAHVPKMVNLTRIERRIRADYQARLKNWHSSGRSPKSLSSYKLEFGTELLMECPPTAIVESSTIPAHCPLFRAHVVQPMKENRSLRRRAFHVAEKTTPGSFVPILSSDDVAIWVCNGDFEEAGKWQSPARHADCHELYFVHRAQHPLSLITDFGLLEEVREGDFFFLPRGTTYSLRLAGRVSILLYEIPKRLLRPYDYWMGDQQPWPFSPAAPVPPEPTPLAELRPPLGREEATQVIVKRRLGSFTLLTYATPLFDVVAWEGEVWPFILRLNDLVALSSPNVHLDPKKLTVFASEDEGVAMQVFLPRWIHSLPYNHLNWVDEVLFNHKGYGARPEITDGFLTVHPAGLPHGPDLRTLANTARQEAPKPHDLPFREEVAVMVESRSSFVVLEDAERVEVKGYDQSWYQQSIEIC
- a CDS encoding fumarylacetoacetate hydrolase family protein, which produces MTTASVKDHLTYPARFLDGVSDARHIIGMGRSSGRSDEEIQRSLELRRVRWAYYTLALGRHEIHDSGETVSIPRSIRKADYEFELALLLDLGTKEGWTEAEAEEFLREHGRVTILNDLSCRCLQAEDVQLGLGPARSKSILGKALGTRFVPYAEFAKRNPHIILRVNGEVRLEAQACTDSTLWTFPKISAYLSQQPLMLDAGTLIGSGTFAGGSIAETCRKYPWLVEGDTVDTVEMEVEGIGILTNSFARRD